The following are encoded together in the Serratia sp. UGAL515B_01 genome:
- a CDS encoding fimbria/pilus outer membrane usher protein, protein MADKQRPSRQRCIPLGGIMAVMLLGAVLEAHARDYFNPALLELEAPGQVPSDLHIFEEKGGQIPGKYLVDIYFNNEKIETRDVIFRNITDEMGKKTLQPCIPVNDLEKWGVLINKYPGLGLKGAACANLAAIPQSKSDFRFNQQQLLLSFPQSAINNAVRGWIDPKLWDEGINAVQLNYSLNAASSWAKNNTGDDSNNLYLNLRPGINIGAWRLRNYSTWIRTNSSHLGSYPESRWDNVYTYARRDIISLKSQLTLGDSTAASDIFDGISYRGVQLASDDEMLPSSLIGYAPVVRGIARSNAQVTVRQDGYVIYQTYISQGPFEINDMFPTGSSGDLYVTIRESDGSVQQMVVPFASLPVLQREGQYKYSVIAGTYRSYDANVQRTPLTQTSFVYGLPKEYTVFGGGQFSGHYRSLAVGIGKNLGDFGALSLDMVRAWSQQKYLNWENGHSFRTRYSKDFLMTGTNLAIAGYRYSTDGYWNMQQVLDSYTRGNSYPLHERRRNRAEVTIAQNLWRNAGSLALTAVWEDYWNNDRKMASYGASYSNSFNGISFGISYTYSKNAFSTSNSGVNSGKIYSSDQLFSFNVNVPLDKLQNSVSQHPIYASYMLNSSKNGTTNNNLSVGGALLQGGNLSWSVHQGYGSQGQRNSGGVNADWLASYGEVTGGYQYDTYSKRLDYGVQGGIVAHENGITFSQPLGETVVLVAAPGAKGVAVQGQTGVKTDFRGYTIVPYASPYSKNEVTLDTEMLGDNTDVELSTQSVIPTRGAIVKASYQVSVGNRVMMTLTRRDGTPVPFGSTVTTRKSKTTQGFIVGEWGQVYLTGLANSGTLLAKWGRNKNERCTAAYRVPDKFSGIVTISSECK, encoded by the coding sequence ATGGCTGATAAACAAAGGCCTTCCAGGCAGCGGTGTATCCCGCTAGGCGGTATTATGGCTGTCATGTTGTTAGGAGCTGTGCTTGAAGCTCATGCTCGTGACTATTTTAATCCAGCTTTGCTAGAACTTGAAGCACCAGGACAAGTCCCCTCAGATCTCCATATATTTGAGGAAAAAGGTGGGCAGATACCGGGTAAATATCTTGTTGATATCTATTTTAACAATGAAAAAATAGAGACTCGTGATGTTATATTTCGCAATATAACGGATGAAATGGGAAAAAAAACATTACAGCCCTGTATCCCGGTCAATGATTTGGAAAAATGGGGAGTACTGATAAATAAATATCCTGGTTTAGGTCTAAAAGGCGCAGCCTGTGCCAACTTAGCTGCTATTCCTCAGTCGAAAAGCGATTTTCGTTTTAATCAGCAGCAACTGCTGCTCAGTTTTCCGCAATCTGCGATCAATAACGCGGTTCGTGGCTGGATTGATCCGAAACTGTGGGATGAAGGTATTAATGCGGTACAGCTCAACTACAGCTTAAATGCTGCCAGTAGTTGGGCAAAAAATAATACCGGTGATGATAGTAACAACCTTTATCTTAACCTGCGTCCAGGTATCAATATCGGAGCCTGGCGATTGCGTAATTACAGCACTTGGATACGCACAAATTCAAGTCATCTCGGGAGTTACCCAGAAAGTCGTTGGGATAATGTGTATACCTATGCACGGCGCGACATTATCTCATTGAAAAGCCAACTTACTCTCGGTGATAGCACGGCAGCATCGGATATATTCGATGGTATCTCCTACCGTGGTGTCCAATTGGCCTCCGACGATGAAATGTTACCAAGCAGCTTAATAGGTTATGCACCGGTGGTGCGTGGCATTGCACGATCTAATGCGCAGGTTACTGTGCGTCAAGACGGTTATGTGATTTACCAGACGTATATCTCGCAGGGGCCTTTTGAAATTAATGACATGTTCCCTACAGGGAGTTCCGGTGATTTATATGTCACGATCAGGGAGTCTGATGGCAGCGTACAGCAGATGGTAGTTCCATTTGCCTCTCTGCCGGTATTACAGCGCGAGGGCCAGTATAAATACAGTGTGATTGCAGGAACATACCGCTCTTACGACGCGAATGTTCAGAGAACACCACTGACTCAAACCAGCTTTGTTTATGGTTTGCCCAAGGAATATACCGTTTTCGGTGGGGGCCAGTTCAGCGGCCACTATAGGTCACTGGCTGTGGGTATTGGAAAAAATCTGGGTGATTTTGGAGCCCTATCTTTGGATATGGTTCGAGCGTGGTCGCAACAGAAGTACCTGAATTGGGAAAACGGTCATTCGTTTCGAACCCGTTACAGTAAAGATTTCCTAATGACGGGCACCAATCTTGCCATCGCAGGCTATCGGTATTCTACGGATGGCTATTGGAATATGCAGCAAGTACTGGATTCTTATACGCGAGGTAATAGCTATCCACTGCATGAACGCCGCCGCAATCGTGCTGAGGTGACTATAGCTCAGAATTTGTGGAGAAATGCGGGGAGTCTGGCGCTGACGGCTGTATGGGAAGATTACTGGAATAACGATCGGAAGATGGCTTCTTACGGGGCTAGTTATAGTAACTCGTTTAATGGTATTAGTTTCGGCATCAGTTACACCTATAGCAAGAATGCGTTTTCCACATCTAATAGTGGGGTAAATAGCGGCAAGATTTACAGTTCGGACCAACTGTTCTCTTTTAACGTTAATGTGCCTCTGGATAAGTTACAAAACAGCGTCAGTCAGCATCCTATCTACGCCAGTTATATGCTTAATAGCAGTAAGAATGGTACGACTAACAATAACCTAAGCGTAGGGGGGGCCCTGTTGCAAGGCGGCAATCTCAGTTGGAGTGTGCACCAAGGTTATGGTTCTCAAGGGCAAAGGAACAGCGGCGGAGTGAATGCGGACTGGCTGGCAAGTTATGGTGAAGTAACCGGTGGCTATCAGTATGACACTTACAGTAAACGGCTTGACTATGGGGTACAAGGTGGAATTGTGGCGCATGAAAATGGCATTACTTTCAGCCAACCATTAGGGGAAACGGTTGTTCTGGTGGCAGCACCTGGAGCAAAGGGGGTTGCAGTTCAGGGGCAAACTGGCGTTAAAACCGATTTCCGTGGCTACACGATAGTGCCCTATGCCAGTCCGTACAGTAAGAATGAGGTCACGCTTGATACTGAGATGTTAGGGGATAATACAGACGTGGAACTCTCCACTCAGAGCGTTATACCAACCCGCGGTGCAATCGTGAAAGCGAGTTACCAGGTTAGTGTAGGTAACCGGGTAATGATGACTTTGACCCGACGAGATGGAACCCCGGTACCTTTTGGATCAACTGTCACCACTCGGAAAAGTAAGACAACACAAGGTTTTATTGTGGGTGAATGGGGACAGGTGTATCTGACAGGTTTAGCGAATAGTGGAACTCTCTTGGCTAAATGGGGAAGGAATAAAAATGAGCGGTGCACAGCAGCTTACCGTGTTCCTGATAAATTCAGTGGAATAGTGACGATTAGCAGTGAGTGCAAATGA
- a CDS encoding molecular chaperone: MNALLKLFAFLTFLLTSTSILAMDSGGITVGGTRLIYGESRREVSLSVSNSDIHPYLIQSWVENLDRGSGKSPFLVTPPLFRLDGNQQDLLRVVRTGDLPKDRESLFWLNVKSIPSTSERDSVNTLQIAVKTRIKLIYRPKTLKGVPEDMADKLSWNLSDNKLTVYNPTPFVMNFNRVKVGNAEVKDVTYVLPMSSATFKAPSVGNGPLSWNLITDYGGEGAVHTAANNSQPKEQTKRAAVYSEQSAKPVRR; this comes from the coding sequence ATGAATGCTTTATTGAAGCTATTTGCTTTTTTGACTTTTTTATTAACGTCTACCTCTATTCTTGCTATGGACTCCGGTGGTATTACGGTAGGCGGAACACGGCTTATTTATGGAGAAAGTCGGCGAGAGGTTTCTCTGAGTGTGAGTAACTCAGATATTCATCCTTATCTTATTCAGTCATGGGTTGAAAACCTTGATAGAGGGAGTGGTAAATCACCTTTTTTAGTTACACCTCCTTTATTTCGCTTGGATGGAAACCAGCAGGATCTGTTACGCGTGGTACGTACAGGTGATCTTCCCAAAGATCGAGAATCTCTTTTTTGGCTCAATGTTAAATCCATTCCATCGACCAGTGAACGAGATAGCGTTAATACGCTACAAATTGCGGTTAAAACACGTATCAAACTTATTTATAGACCGAAAACCCTGAAAGGTGTACCGGAAGATATGGCAGATAAGCTGTCTTGGAACCTGTCAGACAATAAACTTACGGTCTATAACCCAACCCCTTTTGTGATGAATTTCAACCGGGTGAAAGTGGGCAATGCTGAGGTGAAAGACGTGACTTATGTGTTGCCGATGAGTTCAGCCACTTTTAAGGCTCCATCAGTAGGAAATGGTCCTTTGAGTTGGAATTTGATTACTGATTATGGGGGAGAGGGTGCCGTTCATACGGCAGCAAACAATTCACAACCAAAAGAACAGACAAAGCGTGCCGCTGTTTACTCTGAACAAAGCGCTAAACCGGTTCGCCGGTAA
- a CDS encoding fimbrial protein, giving the protein MKKNFLIVFTACALSASTLADDGKINFYGTITDVSCTVVNDVSNPLTVTMGTVSSKAFTGAGSTAAPTRFTLLLKNCPSSVKSAVVKFDGIPALNDDTVLALSKVTGMATNVGIQITDNQRRVVPLFTPSSSYPLNAGENNLNFVARYYATGNKVTSGPANATSNFTIIYN; this is encoded by the coding sequence ATGAAAAAAAATTTTTTAATTGTGTTTACCGCTTGTGCTTTGTCGGCGTCGACATTAGCTGACGATGGCAAAATCAATTTTTATGGCACTATCACTGATGTTTCCTGTACCGTGGTGAATGATGTAAGTAACCCACTGACGGTAACTATGGGCACGGTATCAAGCAAAGCGTTTACAGGCGCGGGTTCCACAGCGGCACCAACCAGGTTCACATTGTTGCTTAAAAACTGTCCATCCAGTGTGAAGTCTGCCGTTGTAAAATTTGATGGTATACCTGCCCTGAATGATGATACCGTTTTGGCATTATCCAAAGTGACCGGTATGGCGACCAATGTCGGTATCCAGATTACCGATAATCAGCGCAGGGTTGTTCCACTGTTTACCCCTTCCTCCAGTTATCCGCTCAATGCAGGTGAAAATAACCTTAATTTTGTCGCTCGTTATTATGCTACAGGCAATAAGGTGACATCCGGGCCGGCGAACGCAACAAGTAACTTCACCATTATTTATAACTGA
- the bacA gene encoding undecaprenyl-diphosphate phosphatase — MTDMHSLFVAFVLGVVEGLTEFLPVSSTGHMIIVGELLGFTGDKAKTFEVIIQLGSILAVVVVFWRRLFGLIGIHFGGKPVQHEGNTQGRLKLGHILLAMIPAVVLGLVFHDVIKSLFEPKNVMYALVAGGLLLLAAEWLKPKQPSAVGLDDITYLQAFMIGCFQCLALWPGFSRSGSTISGGMLVGVSRYAASEFSFILAVPMMIGASGLDLYKSLHFLTLNDLPMFAVGFITAFVVALFAIKTFLTLIKHISFVPFAIYRFIVAGVVYMVFM; from the coding sequence ATGACAGACATGCATTCATTGTTTGTGGCGTTTGTGCTCGGCGTGGTTGAAGGATTAACAGAGTTTCTGCCGGTTTCTTCGACTGGGCACATGATTATCGTAGGGGAGTTGTTGGGTTTTACCGGTGACAAGGCTAAAACTTTCGAAGTGATTATTCAGTTGGGCTCGATCCTGGCAGTGGTGGTTGTATTCTGGCGGCGTCTGTTTGGCCTGATTGGTATTCATTTTGGTGGCAAACCGGTTCAGCATGAAGGTAACACCCAAGGGCGACTGAAATTAGGTCATATTTTGTTAGCCATGATCCCTGCTGTGGTATTGGGATTAGTATTCCACGATGTGATCAAATCACTGTTTGAACCGAAAAACGTGATGTATGCCTTAGTGGCTGGTGGCTTGCTGCTGTTGGCGGCAGAATGGCTGAAACCGAAGCAACCGAGCGCTGTCGGGTTGGATGATATCACTTATCTTCAGGCATTTATGATCGGTTGCTTCCAGTGTTTGGCGCTGTGGCCGGGATTCTCACGTTCAGGTTCAACCATTTCTGGCGGAATGTTAGTGGGGGTCAGCCGTTACGCTGCTTCCGAGTTCTCCTTTATTCTCGCTGTTCCGATGATGATCGGTGCCAGTGGATTAGATCTCTATAAAAGCCTGCATTTCCTCACGTTGAATGATTTGCCGATGTTTGCAGTCGGTTTTATTACCGCATTTGTCGTAGCGCTGTTTGCGATCAAAACTTTTCTGACCCTTATCAAGCATATTTCGTTTGTGCCATTCGCTATCTATCGCTTTATCGTTGCTGGAGTCGTTTACATGGTATTCATGTAG
- the folB gene encoding bifunctional dihydroneopterin aldolase/7,8-dihydroneopterin epimerase, producing MDIVFIEELTVITTIGVYDWEQTIQQKLVFDIEMGWDNRKAAASDDVNDCLSYSDISDAIIQHVQPNRFALVERVAEEVAEILLQRFKSPWIRIKVSKPGAVAHANRVGVIIERGARSGR from the coding sequence ATGGATATCGTATTTATTGAAGAACTTACCGTGATCACCACCATTGGTGTTTATGACTGGGAACAAACCATTCAGCAGAAACTGGTGTTCGATATCGAAATGGGTTGGGATAACCGTAAAGCGGCAGCCAGTGATGACGTGAATGACTGCCTGAGCTATAGCGATATCAGTGATGCGATCATCCAGCATGTTCAACCCAATCGCTTCGCGTTGGTGGAACGCGTTGCAGAGGAGGTGGCTGAAATCCTGCTCCAGCGTTTTAAATCCCCCTGGATCCGTATTAAGGTCAGTAAGCCTGGAGCGGTTGCGCATGCAAACCGGGTTGGTGTGATTATTGAACGTGGTGCGCGCTCTGGGAGGTAG
- the plsY gene encoding glycerol-3-phosphate 1-O-acyltransferase PlsY: protein MSATALGMIIFAYLCGSISSAILVCRIAKLPDPRVHGSGNPGATNVLRIGGRLAAATVLVFDILKGMLPVWLAYALNVPPLYLGLTAIAACLGHIYPVFFHFRGGKGVATAFGAIAPIGWDLTGLMTGTWLLTVLLSGYSSLGAIVSALIAPFYVWWFKPQFTFPVAMLSCLILMRHHDNIQRLWRGQEGKIWGKLRKKKDATPENKEE from the coding sequence ATGAGTGCTACCGCACTTGGCATGATTATCTTCGCGTATCTGTGTGGCTCAATTTCCAGTGCGATCCTGGTTTGCCGGATCGCCAAGCTGCCCGATCCGCGTGTGCATGGCTCAGGAAATCCTGGGGCGACTAACGTCTTGCGTATCGGCGGCCGCTTGGCTGCAGCAACGGTATTAGTGTTCGATATTCTGAAGGGAATGTTACCGGTCTGGTTAGCCTATGCGCTCAATGTACCGCCACTGTACCTTGGCTTAACAGCAATCGCCGCCTGCCTTGGGCATATCTATCCGGTATTTTTCCATTTCCGTGGCGGAAAAGGCGTAGCAACGGCATTTGGCGCCATTGCTCCTATCGGCTGGGATCTCACTGGCCTGATGACTGGCACATGGTTGCTGACCGTGCTGCTAAGCGGATATTCCTCACTAGGTGCGATCGTCAGCGCACTAATTGCGCCATTCTACGTCTGGTGGTTCAAACCGCAGTTTACTTTTCCGGTAGCAATGCTTTCCTGCCTGATCCTGATGCGCCACCACGACAATATCCAACGCCTGTGGCGTGGCCAGGAAGGGAAAATCTGGGGGAAACTGCGTAAAAAGAAAGATGCAACGCCAGAGAATAAAGAAGAATGA
- the tsaD gene encoding tRNA (adenosine(37)-N6)-threonylcarbamoyltransferase complex transferase subunit TsaD: MRVLGIETSCDETGIAVYDDQTGLLANQLYSQVALHADYGGVVPELASRDHVRKTVPLIQAALQEANLAPTDIDGVAYTAGPGLVGALLVGATIGRALAFAWNVPAVPVHHMEGHLLAPMLEDNPPAFPFVALLVSGGHTQLISVTGIGKYILLGESVDDAAGEAFDKTAKLLGLDYPGGPMLSKMAQQGVEGRFVFPRPMTDRPGLDFSFSGVKTFAANTIRANGNDDQTRADIARAFEDAVVDTLAIKCKRALDQTGFKRLVIAGGVSANQTLRKKLSEMMKNRGGEVFYARPEFCTDNGAMIAYAGMIRLKNGTSPELGISVRPRWPLAELPAV, translated from the coding sequence ATGCGAGTACTGGGTATAGAAACGTCCTGCGATGAAACCGGGATTGCAGTGTATGACGATCAAACCGGTTTATTGGCCAACCAATTATACAGTCAGGTTGCGCTGCATGCGGATTATGGCGGTGTTGTGCCGGAACTGGCTTCCCGTGATCATGTGCGTAAAACCGTACCTCTGATTCAAGCTGCATTGCAAGAGGCGAATCTGGCGCCTACGGATATCGACGGTGTGGCTTATACCGCTGGACCAGGCTTGGTGGGGGCGCTGTTGGTGGGGGCGACGATAGGGCGTGCGCTGGCGTTTGCCTGGAATGTTCCTGCGGTACCGGTGCACCATATGGAAGGCCATTTACTGGCACCTATGCTTGAAGATAATCCACCTGCTTTTCCGTTTGTTGCTCTACTTGTTTCTGGCGGCCATACTCAGCTTATTAGCGTAACTGGCATTGGCAAATATATCTTACTGGGTGAGTCGGTTGATGACGCTGCCGGTGAAGCGTTTGACAAAACGGCAAAACTATTGGGGCTGGACTATCCTGGTGGTCCTATGCTGTCAAAAATGGCGCAACAGGGTGTGGAAGGGCGCTTCGTTTTCCCTCGGCCGATGACCGATCGCCCAGGGCTGGATTTCAGCTTCTCTGGTGTGAAAACCTTTGCTGCGAATACGATCCGTGCCAATGGTAACGACGATCAAACGCGTGCCGATATCGCTAGGGCTTTTGAGGATGCGGTAGTGGATACCTTGGCAATCAAATGTAAAAGGGCACTTGATCAAACCGGATTTAAGCGCCTGGTGATAGCTGGGGGCGTCAGCGCTAACCAAACGTTACGCAAGAAACTGTCCGAAATGATGAAAAACCGTGGTGGTGAAGTGTTCTATGCCCGCCCGGAATTTTGTACTGATAACGGTGCGATGATTGCTTACGCAGGGATGATAAGGCTGAAAAACGGTACTAGCCCTGAGTTAGGTATTTCGGTACGTCCCCGTTGGCCATTGGCAGAGCTGCCTGCGGTATAA
- the rpsU gene encoding 30S ribosomal protein S21, whose product MPVIKVRENEPFDVALRRFKRSCEKAGVLAEVRRREFYEKPTTERKRAKASAVKRHAKKLARENARRTRLY is encoded by the coding sequence ATGCCGGTAATTAAAGTACGTGAAAACGAGCCATTTGACGTTGCTCTGCGTCGTTTCAAGCGTTCCTGCGAAAAGGCGGGTGTTTTAGCAGAAGTTCGTCGTCGTGAGTTTTATGAAAAACCGACTACCGAACGTAAACGCGCTAAAGCTTCTGCTGTGAAACGTCACGCGAAGAAACTGGCTCGCGAAAACGCACGCCGCACTCGTCTGTATTAA
- the dnaG gene encoding DNA primase has protein sequence MAGRIPRVFINDLLARTDIVDLIDARVKLKKQGKNYHACCPFHHEKTPSFTVNGEKQFYHCFGCGAHGNAVDFLMNYDRLEFVETIEELATMHGLEVPYEAGAGPTQIERHQRQSLYQLLEQLSTFYQQALHQSSGTQARQYLQQRGLSDDIIRHFAIGFAPAGWDNALKRFGRDTNNRTTLNDAGMLVTNDQGRTYDRFRERVMFPIRDKRGRVIAFGGRVLGDGMPKYLNSPETEVFHKGRQLYGLYEAQQSHPTLQRLLVVEGYMDVVALAQYGIDYAVASLGTSTTAEHIQLLFRATDNVVCCYDGDRAGREAAWRALETALPYLNDGRQLRFMFLPDGEDPDTLVRKEGKEVFEQRMEQAQPLSAFLFEILLPQVDLSSPDGRTKLSSLAIPMISQIPSETLRLYLRQELGKKLGIPDEFQLEKLLGKQSENANTYQAPQLKRTTMRILIGLLVQNPRLATLIPSLEGLEQTRQAGLPLFVELVQTCFSQPGLTTGQILELYRDNKFSPQLETLATWNHMIVEDMVEQTFLDTLTSLYDSVLEQRLETLIAQARTHGLSPEEREEVRSLNQVLAKKN, from the coding sequence ATGGCTGGACGAATTCCGCGCGTATTTATCAATGACTTGCTGGCGCGTACCGACATCGTCGATCTGATCGACGCCCGGGTAAAGCTCAAGAAGCAAGGCAAAAACTATCACGCGTGCTGTCCGTTCCACCACGAAAAAACACCTTCATTCACCGTTAATGGCGAAAAACAGTTCTATCACTGTTTTGGTTGTGGAGCGCACGGTAACGCCGTTGATTTCCTGATGAATTATGACAGGCTCGAGTTTGTCGAAACCATCGAGGAACTGGCCACCATGCATGGGCTGGAAGTGCCTTACGAGGCAGGTGCCGGGCCGACACAAATTGAACGCCATCAGCGCCAAAGCCTTTACCAACTGCTGGAACAACTCAGTACGTTCTATCAGCAAGCATTGCATCAATCTAGCGGTACGCAGGCACGTCAGTATCTGCAACAGCGAGGGTTAAGTGACGATATTATCCGCCATTTTGCCATCGGCTTTGCTCCTGCAGGCTGGGATAATGCGCTAAAACGTTTTGGACGCGATACCAACAACCGAACGACTTTGAACGATGCAGGAATGTTGGTGACTAACGATCAGGGACGTACATACGATCGTTTCCGCGAACGGGTGATGTTCCCCATCCGTGACAAACGTGGGCGGGTTATCGCTTTTGGTGGGCGTGTGCTGGGTGACGGTATGCCAAAATACCTGAACTCACCCGAAACTGAAGTCTTCCACAAAGGTCGCCAGCTATACGGCCTGTATGAAGCACAGCAGAGTCACCCTACTCTGCAGCGTTTGTTGGTGGTAGAAGGTTACATGGACGTTGTGGCGCTTGCGCAGTACGGCATTGATTACGCCGTTGCTTCGCTCGGTACCTCAACAACGGCTGAGCATATTCAATTACTGTTTCGCGCCACAGACAATGTTGTGTGTTGTTATGACGGTGACAGAGCTGGTCGTGAAGCAGCCTGGCGTGCACTGGAAACAGCGCTGCCCTATTTGAATGACGGGCGCCAGCTGCGATTTATGTTTTTACCTGATGGTGAAGACCCAGATACCCTGGTGCGAAAAGAAGGTAAGGAAGTTTTTGAACAACGGATGGAGCAGGCTCAGCCGCTTTCCGCTTTCCTGTTCGAAATTTTGCTTCCACAGGTTGATCTGAGCAGCCCTGATGGGCGAACTAAACTCAGTTCGTTGGCAATTCCGATGATAAGCCAAATACCAAGTGAAACATTGCGTCTGTATTTACGACAAGAGCTTGGTAAAAAATTGGGCATTCCCGACGAATTCCAACTAGAGAAGTTGCTAGGTAAACAATCTGAAAATGCGAATACTTATCAAGCGCCCCAACTAAAACGCACAACCATGCGTATACTGATAGGATTACTGGTACAAAATCCACGTTTGGCTACACTTATTCCTTCACTGGAGGGGCTTGAGCAAACAAGACAAGCGGGTTTACCGTTATTTGTTGAACTTGTGCAGACCTGTTTTTCACAACCCGGCCTGACGACCGGTCAGATACTTGAGCTGTACCGCGATAACAAGTTCAGCCCTCAGCTTGAAACCTTGGCGACATGGAACCATATGATCGTTGAGGACATGGTCGAACAGACCTTTTTAGATACGCTAACCAGCCTTTATGACTCTGTACTTGAGCAACGGTTAGAAACGCTAATCGCCCAAGCCAGAACACACGGCCTGAGTCCTGAGGAGCGTGAAGAAGTTCGTTCTCTGAATCAGGTTTTAGCAAAAAAAAATTGA
- the rpoD gene encoding RNA polymerase sigma factor RpoD — MEQNPQSQLKLLVTRGKEQGYLTYAEVNDHLPEDIVDSDQIEDIIQMINDMGIQVMEEAPDADDLMLAENTTDTDEDAAEAAAQVLSSVESEIGRTTDPVRMYMREMGTVELLTREGEIDIAKRIEDGINQVQCSVAEYPEAITYLLEQYDRVEAGEARLSDLITGFVDPNAEEEIAPTATHIGSELTTEEQDSDEDDESDEDDAEDDNSIDPELARQKFSDLRDQYEATRKVIKTSGRSHASAAEEILKLSEVFKQFRLVPKQFDFLVNSMRTMMDRVRTQERLIMKLCVEQCKMPKKNFVTLFAGNETNETWFEAALAMSKPWSEKLKDVSEEVQRSLQKLRQIEEETGLTIEQVKDINRRMSIGEAKARRAKKEMVEANLRLVISIAKKYTNRGLQFLDLIQEGNIGLMKAVDKFEYRRGYKFSTYATWWIRQAITRSIADQARTIRIPVHMIETINKLNRISRQMLQEMGREPTPEELAERMLMPEDKIRKVLKIAKEPISMETPIGDDEDSHLGDFIEDTTLELPLDSATSESLRSATHDVLAGLTAREAKVLRMRFGIDMNTDHTLEEVGKQFDVTRERIRQIEAKALRKLRHPSRSEVLRSFLDD; from the coding sequence ATGGAGCAAAACCCGCAGTCACAGCTTAAGCTACTTGTCACCCGTGGTAAAGAGCAAGGCTATCTGACCTATGCTGAGGTCAATGACCATCTGCCGGAAGATATCGTCGACTCCGACCAGATCGAAGACATCATCCAGATGATTAACGACATGGGCATCCAGGTGATGGAAGAAGCACCGGATGCCGATGACCTGATGCTGGCCGAGAATACCACCGATACCGACGAAGACGCCGCGGAAGCTGCTGCTCAGGTGCTCTCCAGCGTTGAGTCCGAAATTGGCCGTACTACTGACCCTGTGCGCATGTACATGCGTGAAATGGGTACCGTTGAGTTACTGACACGTGAAGGCGAGATTGACATCGCCAAACGTATCGAAGACGGTATCAATCAGGTGCAGTGTTCAGTTGCAGAGTACCCAGAAGCCATTACTTATCTGTTGGAGCAGTACGACCGCGTCGAAGCTGGTGAAGCGCGTCTGTCCGACCTGATCACTGGCTTCGTCGATCCCAACGCAGAAGAGGAGATCGCCCCTACTGCGACGCATATCGGCTCCGAATTAACGACCGAAGAACAGGATAGTGACGAAGACGACGAAAGTGACGAAGACGATGCTGAAGACGATAACAGCATCGATCCTGAACTGGCTCGCCAGAAGTTTTCCGATCTTCGTGATCAATATGAGGCAACCCGCAAGGTTATTAAAACCAGTGGTCGTAGCCACGCCAGCGCAGCAGAAGAGATCCTGAAACTCTCTGAGGTGTTCAAGCAGTTCCGCCTAGTGCCAAAACAGTTCGATTTTCTGGTCAACAGCATGCGTACCATGATGGATCGCGTTCGTACTCAAGAACGTCTCATCATGAAGCTATGCGTTGAACAATGCAAAATGCCGAAGAAAAACTTCGTTACCTTGTTCGCTGGCAATGAAACCAATGAAACCTGGTTCGAAGCCGCTCTGGCTATGTCTAAACCTTGGTCAGAAAAACTTAAGGATGTGAGCGAAGAAGTTCAGCGCAGCCTGCAAAAACTGCGTCAGATCGAGGAAGAAACCGGCCTGACTATCGAACAAGTCAAAGACATCAACCGTCGCATGTCAATCGGCGAAGCAAAAGCCCGCCGTGCGAAAAAAGAGATGGTCGAAGCCAACTTACGTCTGGTAATTTCGATAGCCAAAAAGTACACCAACCGTGGCCTGCAGTTCTTGGACCTGATCCAAGAAGGCAATATCGGTTTGATGAAAGCGGTAGACAAGTTTGAATACCGTCGCGGTTATAAGTTCTCAACTTACGCCACTTGGTGGATCCGTCAGGCGATTACCCGTTCTATTGCCGATCAGGCACGCACCATCCGTATTCCGGTGCATATGATTGAGACGATCAACAAGCTCAACCGTATTTCACGTCAAATGCTACAAGAGATGGGCCGTGAACCCACACCGGAAGAACTCGCTGAGCGCATGCTGATGCCGGAAGACAAAATCCGTAAAGTGCTAAAAATTGCCAAAGAGCCAATCTCCATGGAAACGCCGATCGGCGATGATGAAGATTCGCATTTGGGCGATTTTATCGAGGATACGACCCTCGAGCTGCCATTGGATTCTGCGACTTCAGAAAGCCTACGCTCTGCCACACACGATGTTCTGGCTGGCCTGACCGCTCGTGAAGCGAAAGTGTTGCGTATGCGTTTCGGTATCGATATGAACACTGACCACACTCTTGAAGAAGTGGGTAAACAGTTCGACGTTACTCGTGAGCGTATTCGTCAGATCGAAGCTAAAGCGTTGCGTAAGCTGCGTCACCCAAGCCGTTCAGAAGTGCTACGCAGTTTCTTGGATGATTAA